Proteins co-encoded in one Oncorhynchus kisutch isolate 150728-3 linkage group LG1, Okis_V2, whole genome shotgun sequence genomic window:
- the mbd1b gene encoding methyl-CpG-binding domain protein 1b isoform X7: MEVDGEVLKPTNDALLEREERIEVGDNGMERTSEVLSPLEALAPSDSLDIQDHATSGPVMTDHGHTEKIPGGVALEPPIDWFEPLEDDNYEDDTQGLDMGLAMGERHMNSRGDAEEESVAGSERSGSVAGSERNTKNNNNLRKKRVKTEEGWEDWPALGEGWKRKAVVRRSGSSVGQSDVYYMSPSNERVRSRVELSKVLADTLDMTMFDYKAGVFRGAGQPKTLRLRKNIQKDHSTSVDCGFSSESSSMGTPSRDLQHITPPRPNTSLTQISSASVAHDVEGMKHSATKLPWSPVSALSVSINGKAGSEPSFCVCTICDNSYTGFEYERQMKNPCCPKCRGKNPVYQRFRKWIPCGNCKACLTTEDCGSCANCKKALNPDSRKPVSCRKRKCLCPIRKHKPEGPQKLDPHPMTNFKIDSGELQNSTPQYSDPEDFSVNVDIDDDDEEFDGDDADYEAWIRKRKRRSCGKCEACNSRMDCGTCDFCIDKPKFGGSNKKRQKCRLRQCQKQAMRHLLPFQLGQTDFGSEEGWVQLGRPRPHFTYSRKTTPKKSKTPQREVDLDFTDDIDEPLQEDDDHSMETAHWRPMLPSSSIPQDENFRNQLPTVQVHKETMEIVKKNALMERVPHILNHLSSPAYCTLFKPADPPVQYGETPGENTSLATPDGQSGMNGGRLSVEKHVETPSGEPEVEEVTPMITQIFSLADSAGTSGIDQDHELLKLLESLRSSALPTLWFAIMVEGPILQLLQCSKLSHMVDTTVQIDLGFCYQICVQGQQLLLTHPLYEAHPSGLTSVPQVVNLLLDLEKYNVCQGVPTKEQPFSQAPIIIERASTCDFLVLKETEHCPKCKALSCSY, encoded by the exons ATGGAGGTCGACGGAGAGGTACTCAAACCTACAAATGATGCACTTctagaaagggaggagaggattgAGGTCGGGGACAATGGGATGGAGAGGACCTCTGAGGTCCTCTCACCACTGGAGGCCCTGGCTCCCTCGGACAGTCTTGACATTCAGGATCATGCCACCTCAGGTCCTGTGATGACAGACCATGGCCATACAGAGAAGATCCCAGGGGGAGTTGCTTTAGAGCCCCCTATAGACTGGTTTGAACCCCTGGAGGATGACAATTATGAAGATGACACACAGGGCTTGGACATGGGCCTTGCTATGGGGGAGCGACACATGAATAGCAGAGGGGATGCTGAAGAGGAGAGTGTTGCAGGGAGCGAAAGGAGCGGAAGCGTGGCAGGCAGTGAGAGGAACACcaagaacaacaacaacct GCGGAAGAAAAGAGTGAAAACTGAAGAGGGCTGGGAGGACTGGCCGGCACTTGGAGAGGGGTGGAAGCGCAAGGCGGTTGTTCGTCGCTCGGGTTCTAGTGTTGGCCAGAGTGACGTTTATTACATGAG CCCGAGTAATGAGCGTGTGAGAAGTAGGGTTGAGCTTTCCAAAGTCCTGGCAGATACTCTGGACATGACAATGTTTGATTACAAAGCAGGGGTGTTCAGGGGTGCTGGACAACCCAAGACACTGCGCCTGAGAAAG AACATACAGAAGGATCATTCTACCTCAGTGGACTGTGGCTTTTCCTCAGAGTCCAGCTCCATGGGCACGCCAAGCAGAGACCTCCAACATATCACTCCCCCAAGACCAAACACCTCTCTCACACAGATAAGTTCAGCCTCTGTTGCTCATGATGTGGAAGGTATGAAGCACAGTGCAACTAAACTGCCCTGGAGCCCTGTGTCAGCGCTTTCAGTCTCCATCAATGGGAAGGCTGGTTCAGAGCCCTCCTTTTG CGTCTGTACCATTTGTGATAATTCATACACAGGCTTTGAGTATGAAAGACAGATGAAGAATCCCTGTTGCCCCAAATGCAGGG GCAAGAATCCAGTTTATCAAAGATTCAGGAAG TGGATTCCTTGTGGTAACTGTAAGGCTTGCCTTACCACAGAGGATTGTGGGAGCTGTGCTAACTGCAAAAAAGCGCTGAACCCTGACTCCAGAAAACCTGTCAGCTGTCGGAAACGCAAATGTTTATGTCCGATCCGCAAG caCAAACCCGAAGGTCCCCAAAAGTTGGATCCCCATCCCATGACGAATTTCAAG ATTGACAGCGGAGAATTGCAG AACTCCACTCCTCAATACAGTGACCCCGAAGATTTCTCTGTGAATGTCGATATAGATGATGACGATGAAGAGTTTGATGGTGATGATGCTGACTATGAG gCTTGGATAAGGAAACGTAAGCGACGCTCCTGTGGGAAGTGTGAAGCTTGTAATAGTAGGATGGACTGTGGGACTTGTGATTTCTGCATAGACAAACCCAAGTTTGGAGGCAGCAATAAGAAGAGACAGAAGTGCCGCCTGCGGCAGTGCCAGAAACAGGCCATG AGACACTTGTTGCCCTTTCAGTTGGGTCAGACTGATTTTGGGTCCGAAGAGGGTTGGGTGCAGCTTGGCAGGCCTAGACCTCACTTTACATACAGTCGCAAGACCACCCCAAAGAAAAGTAAAACACCGCAGCGGGAAGTGGACCTGGATTTCACTGATGATATAGACGAGCCTCTGCAGGAAGATGATGATCACTCCATGGAAACG GCACATTGGCGCCCTATGCTTCCCAGCAGTAGCATACCCCAGGATGAGAACTTCAGAAACCAGCTACCGACAGTCCAG GTGCATAAAGAGACTATGGAAATTGTCAAAAAGAATGCGCTTATGGAGCGTGTCCCACATATCCTCAACCATTTAAGTTCTCCAGCA TATTGCACACTGTTCAAACCGGCGGATCCCCCAGTGCAATATGGTGAAACCCCAGGTGAGAATACGTCCTTGGCAACCCCGGATGGACAGAGTGGAATGAATGGAGGAAGGCTAAGTGTGGAGAAGCATGTAGAAACGCCATCTGGAGAGCCTGAAGTAGAGGAGGTCACACCTATG ATCACTCAGATCTTCAGTTTGGCTGACAGTGCAGGAACAAGTGGGATCGACCAGGACCATGAGCTGCTAAAGCTACTGGAGTCCCTGCGCAGCTCTGCACTCCCCACACTCTGGTTTGCCATAATGGTGGAGGGCCCGATTCTACAGCTACTGCAGTGCTCCAAGCTCTCCCACATGGTGGACACAACTGTCCAGATTGACCTAGGCTTCTGCTATCAGATCTGTGTACAGGGCCAACAGCTGCTCCTCACCCACCCGCTGTATGAAGCTCACCCATCTGGCCTGACCTCTGTGCCCCAGGTAGTGAACCTGCTGCTAGATCTGGAGAAGTACAACGTGTGCCAGGGGGTCCCGACCAAGGAGCAGCCATTCAGCCAGGCTCCAATCATCATTGAGCGGGCATCGACCTGTGACTTTCTGGTACTTAAAGAAACAGAGCACTGTCCGAAGTGTAAGGCCTTATCGTGTAGCTATTAA